In the Campylobacter sputorum subsp. sputorum genome, TTTTAAAAATGGGAAAATAGATGAGGAAACCTATGCCAAACTTATAAAAAGACAGATAGAAAATGGCATTGATTGCGTTGTTCCTGCTGGAACAACTGGCGAGAGTGCAACACTAACTCATGATGAACACAGAGCTTGCATTGAAATTGCAGTTGAAATATGCAAAGGAACAAATACTAAAGTTTTAGCAGGTGCTGGAAGCAATGCAACACATGAGGCTATATCGTTGGCTAAATTTGCTCAAGAGCAAGGTGTAGATGGTATACTTTCTGTTGCACCTTATTATAATAAACCTACACAAGAAGGGCTTTATAGGCATTATAGCGAAATTTCAAAAAATGTAGATATACCAGTTTTATTATATAATGTTCCAGGAAGAACTGGCTGTGATATACAAACTAATACTGCTATAAGACTATTTAATGATTGCCAAAATATTTATGGCGTTAAAGAAGCTAGTGGAAATATAGATAAATGCGTTGATTTACTAGCACATGAACCAAATATGGTTGTTATGAGCGGAGAAGATGCAATAAATTATCCAATTTTAAGCAATGGCGGCAAAGGCGTAATTTCTGTAACTTCAAATTTATTACCAGATTACACAGCTAAACTTACTCATTTTGCGTTAGATGAACAATTTTCAAAAGCAAAAGCTATAAATGATAAGCTATATAACATAAATAAAATAATGTTTTGTGAAAGCAATCCAATACCAATAAAAGCTTCTATGTTTATAGCAGGATTGATACCTGTGCTTGAGTATAGATTGCCACTTTGTGAACCTAGTAATGAAAATATGAAAAAAATTGAAAATATTATGAAACAATATGATATAAAAGGATTTTAATGGATAATTTTTACAAAGGTAAAACACTAGTTATAAGCGGTGGAACTAGAGGAATTGGCAGAGCCATACTACTTAAATTTGCTAAAGCTGGTGCAAACATAGCTTTTACTTACAATTCTAATGAAGAGTTAGCACAAACACAAGTAAAAGAGTTAGAAAAAGAATATAATATAAAAGCAAGATGTTATGCGTTAAACATACTAGAACCAGAAACATATAAAGAGCTTTTTTTAAAAATTGATGAAGATTTTGATAGAGTAGATTTTTTTATCTCAAATGCTATAATTTCAGGGCGTGCAGTTGCTGGAGGATATACTAAATTTATGAAATTAAAGCCAAGAGGCATAAATAATATTTTTACAGCAACAGTCAATGCTTTTGTAGTTGGTGCACAAGAAGCTGCAAAAAGGATGGAAAAAGTTGGTGGCGGATCAATAATATCCATAAGCTCAACTGGAAATAGAGTTTTTATAGAGAATTATTCAGGTCATGGAACTTGTAAAGCAGCGGTTGAAGCAATGGTAAGATATGCAGCAACCGAGCTTGGAGAAAAAAACATCAGAGTAAATGCAGTTAGCGGTGGACCAATAGATACAGATGCTTTAAAAGCATTTACAAATTATGAAGAAGTAAGAGATATTACAGCCAAACTTAGCCCACTTGGTAGAATGGGTCAACCAGAAGATTTAGCTGGAGCATGTCTGTTTTTATGCTCAAAAGATGCTAGTTGGGTAACTGGGCATACATTGATAATAGACGGCGGAACAACATTTAAATAATATGTTAAACATACCGAATATTTTAGCTTTTGCAAGGATTTTCCTTGCACCACTTATGTTTTATATACTTCTTGAGATAAAAAATCCAACTATTCACATAAGCTGGTTAAATTATTTTGCTACACTTGTTTTTGTTATAGCATCTATTACTGATTTTTTTGATGGTTATATAGCAAGAAATTGGAAACAAACAACGAAACTAGGAGAAATAATTGATCCATTAGCAGATAAAATGTTAACATTAGCTGCATTTATGGGTCTTATGATGATAGGCAGAGCAAATCCATGGGCTGTTTATTTGATATTAGTAAGAGAGTTTTTCATAACAGGCTTTAGAGTTTTTCTGGCAAGCGATGGCGTGAAAGTAGCTGCTTCTATGACTGGAAAAGTAAAAACTGTTTTTCAAATGATAGCAATAGGTTTTTTATGTATGAATTGGTATGGCGGATCTATTTTACTATGGATAGCGGTTGGACTAACTTTATATTCTGGTTTTGAATACATAAATGGATACTGCAAACATTTAAACCAAAAAAAATAATTATTGTATTCTAAGTTTATTCAATAATCAATTTTGGAACGAAATTTGCTTGTAACCTATAAAATAAAAAGGATTAATATGTTTGCAGGAATAAATACGACTAAAGCAAAACCACTTTTAGAACAAGCATTATCTGGTAGAAATTTAAGAAATCAGCTCATATCTAGCAATCTAGCAAATGTAAGCACACCTTTTTATAAAGCAAGAGATGTTGATTTTGAATCTGCTTTAAAAGAAAAAGTTGAAGAAATATATAACAATAAACAAAATCAAATATTGCAATTAGCTCAGACAAACGACGCCCATTTTCCAAGAGTTGATTTTCCAAAAAATAGTTTTGGAACAATTTATCTAAGAGATGGTCATATGGCTAGAAATGATGCAAACACGGTTGACTTAGATGTAGAAACTTCAGAAATGAGTAAAAATGCAATGATGATAAGTGCTATAGATGCCGCACTTAGTAAAAGTGGTGCGATATTTAAGGCAGTAATCGAAGCAAGCGGTAAAATTTAAGGATAAATTATGGCATATTTAAGTGATTTTGATATAAGCGGATACGGTCTTAGTGCACAAAGATTTAGAATGAATGTGATTAGCTCAAATATAGCTAACTCTCAAACCACAAGAACAGCAGAAGGTGGTCCTTATAGAAGAAGAGAAGTTATATTTAAAGCATTTGATTTTAACAAAGAACTAAATAATCAGATTAAAAAAAGCCATAATATGTTAGAATACTCAAATCCACTTGATGATTCAGACTCACCAAAAAATGGCGATCCATCTATCATGAGTGTAGTAGTTGATAAGATAGTAAGAGACGATAAGGATTTTATAATGAAATATGACCCATCTCATCCGGATGCAAATACAAGAGGATATGTTGCATATCCAAATATAAATCCAGTTATCGAAATGTCTGATCTTATAGAAGCAACAAGAGCGTATCAAGCAAATGTGTCAGCTTTCCAAACAACAAAAAGCATAACACAAAGTGCGATAGATTTATTAAAAGGATAATAAACTATGAATAATATAAATAAAATAGATCTTAATACACACATAGGCGATAAAAATTTAAATAAAACTTCATCAAGCAATGGAGAATTTTCTAAAATGCTTGATAATTCATTAAAAGAGTTAAATGAAGTTCAAGTAAATGCAGATAAAGCTTTAGCAAATCTTGCAACAGGGGAAGTAAAAGATTTACATCAAGCAGCCCTTGCTATAAGCAAAGCAGAAACAAGCATGAAATTAATGTTAGAAATAAGAAATAAGGCATTAAGCGCATATAAAGAGATATCAAGAACACAATTATAATGATAGCTAGACAATCAAAAATAACTATCGTTTTCTTGCTTGTCTTAGCAGCTTTTCTAATACTTCTTGTAGTGTTTTTTTATAGAGCAACTCTTGATAGGCGTATAGTAGGTCGTATAGCAAGCGATTCTGATACATCCATAAGAGGCGATATAATATCAAAAGATGGTTTTAGAGTTGCGACTACTCAAAAAATTTTTGATGTAAAAATTGATACAAGAAGTCTAAATCCAGATAAAAAAGATCTGTTTATACAACTTTATTCTATATACACAGATGATAATCCAAACAAAATAAAAAAAATTATAAATAGTAAAAAAGGATATGTTGTATTATCAAAAAACATATCCTCAAAAACTGCAGCACATCTAAAAGAACTTGGAAGATTTTTTTCAACAAACTCAGTTTTTATACCTTTTGTTGATGATAATGGTAGAAAATACGATGCACAAGCAATGGGTATCATAGAAAAAGGAGAGTATAGAGTTTATATGGCACAAGATAGCCTAACGCCATCAATAGGCTATGTAAAAGAAGTGATAAAAAATGGAATTATAAAAAGAGAGGGTGTAAAAGGTATAGAAAAATACTATGATGATTATTTAGCATCTATAAAAGACGCTCAGATTGTGGGTTCAAGAGATTTAAGCAATAATATAATAATAGATAAACCAAATGATCTTGGACAAAGAATAGATGGATATAATGTGATATTAAATGTATCTCTAAAACTACAAAAAATGACCGAGCATATTTTAGATACTATGATGAAAGACATAGAGGCTAGAGAGATAGTTGCAGGAATAATGGATAGTAAAACTGGCGAAATGTTAGCACTTGCTACTACAAATAGATATAATCCATCAAACATCAAAAAAGAAAATTATAGAGCATTAAACTCGACTTCTAGCGAATACGCATATGAACCAGGTTCTGTTATAAAGCCTATTGTTTTTGCGTATTTATTATCCGCAAACAAGGTAAATCCGCTAGAAACAATTGATACACACAATGGTGTATATAAACATGGTAAAAGCACTATAAGAGACAGCCATCCTGCAAAAAGTATGAGTGCTGAAGAGGTTATAATATACTCTTCAAATATAGGAATGGTTGAGCTATCAAAAAGAATATCTGGCGAAGAACTTTATATGAATTTCATAAAATTTGGATTTACAAAAAGATCTGGCATAGATTTACCTTACGAACAAAGAGGGATAATACCGAGCTTATCAGAGCTAAATTCTGAAATTTATAGAGGAACTGCAAGTTATGGTTATGGCATACAAACTACATTTTTGCAACTTCTAAGAGCTTATGCTGTTTTTAATAACAATGGTTATCTTGTAACACCGCAACTAGTATCAAATTTGCAAAAAGATGGAAAATTATACAAAGGAAGGCCTATTCCACCACAAGAGCAAATTTTAAGTGAAGATGTTGCAAAAAGAATGAAAAATATACTAGTTAGAGTTGTTAAGGATGGAACTGGTAAAAAAGCTGATATAGAGGGTTTAAATATAGGCGGAAAAACTGGAACTTCTCGTATAGCTGTTGGCGGAGGATACTCAAAAAGTCTTTATAATGCTTCATTTTTTGGATTTGCGGATGATAAATTTGGACACAATTATACTATAGGGGTTTTTGTAAGAGAACCAAAAGAAGGTAAGATTTATGCCTCACAAAGTGCCATTCCTATATTTAAAAGCATTGTAGAGCTCTTAATACAAGAACAGCAACTCATACCTAGTATATAAATTCAAACTAAACTTATCAAATCAGATAAAGTAAAATTTGATAAGTTATTTTTAGAATTAATATTTTGGGCTTTTTCTAAAATTGCATTATTTTGAAGTTTAGCTAACAACTCTTTTTTATAATCATCAAGCGAATCTTCTAAAATCTTATTTAAATCAGCAATCTTATCTTTGCTGAGATTTTTAGTATCATTGAGTCCCAACAACTCTTTTAGCTCTTGTCTTTTTTGTTCAATTTTTTCATTTATTTTTTCAGCATTAAGAATATTTAAAAAAGCATAAGAACCATACTTTGTAAGCTTATCTCGAAACTCTTCAACACTGCCTATCTTTGAATCATCAGATAGTTTTTGATTTTGAGACACTAGAGCTTTAGATAACTCTTGATCAAAATCACCAATTCTAGCACTATTTGCCACAGTACCTAATGTAGATATTATGGAATTTATATCTTCTATTTTCATAAATTCTCCTTTAACTAAGGTACTATTTTATAAGCAAAAAGTATTCCTTGTTGTAGTGTCTATAAATTTTGCAAAATCATCTCTATCATTTGGACACTCAATAACATCAAAAAACTCATAATTTAGCTCTTTTGAAAGCTTTTTATATTCTATATCTATCTCAAAAATTGTTTCTGAGTTATCTATACAAAATGCGATTGGAAAAACTATGACTTTTTTATGGGTTATTTCTTTCATAACATCAACTATATTTGGACCAAGCCATTCAACAGGACCTAATTTTGACTGATATGCAAGCTTTATATCTTTAAAAATAACACCGTTTTCTTGAAGTTTTTTAGATAATATACAAACATGATCTTGTATGTGTTTTTCATATAAATCACCATTTTGTATTATCTTTATAGGCAAAGAGTGTGCAGAAAATATCAACACAATATCTTGTGGATTTAAATTTTTAGATTTTATTTTTTCTATAATTAAATTTAAAATTACATCATTATAAAGATTATTTTCGTAAAAATATGGAATTTGCGTTATTTTTTGATTTAATCCAAGTTCTCTCATAGCAAATTTAACATCATCAATACTTGATAAAATTGTAGTGCTAGAATGATGAGGATAAAGCGGAAGCAAAATAAACTCATCTGCATCTTTGTATTTTTTTAGCGCATCTTTAGCAAAAGGTGGAGTATAGTTCATTATAAAATCAACTTCATAATCACTATTTTTAAGTTTTTTAACAAGACTTGAAGTAATATCACAAATAGGAGATTTGCCATCTATCATCTCATAGTTTTTTTTAGCTTCTTTTTTTCTAAAACTAACTATCATATAAGCTATAAATTTTCTAAGAAGATTACTTTTTACACTTATTATATATTTATCATTAAACATATTTTTTAAAAATACACAAACTTCATCTAAATTTGAAGGACCGCCCATATTTAAAAGAAATAAAACTTTTTTCATAAAATTACTTTCGATATTGCTATAGCATCATTTATACTAACTAAATTTCCTATATCGCCACTCATACAATATTTAAAAAATTCACTATTTTGAAACCTAATTGACATATCTTCATTATCAACTCTTAAATTTATAAGCCCCTTATCATCCATTTTTCTAAGGTTAAATGCAACTAAATCAGCCATATAATGCCCGCTAGAGCAAGAAATTTCTATACAAAATCTATCTATTTTATAATTCCATGAGTTGGTTATGCTACAAATTATTCCATTTGTTGTTTTTGTTTTAGCACATAAAACATCTTCTATGTCTTTATCTTTTATACTATTTGTAGATACACAAAACTCTGATATTTCCGATGAAGTAATATACCTTATAAGATCTAAATCACTCATTGTAATAGACATTTTTATACCACCAAAAGTATCTTTAGGGTAAGTAGAAGAATGTATGATATTTATACTATAAATTTGCTCTTCTTTTTTTAAAGCCTGTTTTAGTGATATGATGGTTGGATTAAATCTAGTGTTATAACCAATGCAAACCTTTAGATTATTTTCTTTTGCAATGTAAGCCATTTCATTTATCTCTCCCATATTGGTAGATAATGGTGCATGTATTAAAAAATTTTTAGCATACTTTTGACATTGCAAAAAAGTTTTTTTATGTATATTAGCAGGAGTAGTTATAATAAGTGCTTCTGGAGAGTGATACGAATATAACTCGTCTACGCTTTGATATATTTGAGCTTTTATATCCGGTAAATTTTTTGAACTATCTTGTTTAGAAATTCCAACAAGCTCAAAATAATCAGAACGCCTAAGATCACTATAATAACTCTTTGTTATGTCTTCAAAACCAACAATAGCTACTTTTATCTTATCCAAAAAATTTCCTTAATCAAAACGATAAATAAATTTAAGGGTAGGACTTACCTACCCAAAAACAACAATTACTTATTTTCCTTTTCATAATTAGAAAGAATTGCATATGCTTCATCTTTTAAAAGAAGTTTCTCTTTTTTAAGTTTATCAAGTTCAAGATTATCCATATGTTCTCTGCCCTCTGTCACATCTTTGATCTTTTGATCAAGATCATTATGACGATCAAAAATTTTTGCAAAATGTGCATCTTTGTTTTTTAGCTCAGTTATAAGCTCCCTATACTCATGAAACATAATATCTCCTTAAAATAAAATTGTTATTTGTTTAACATTTTATCTATTCAAGACTTAAAACTACTTTTATTATGATCTATAATCTGAGTTTATATCTACATATTTATGACCCAAATCGCATCCATAAGCTTCAAATTTACCTTCCCCTATTCCTAAATCGCAGCTTATTTTGTAACTTGGTTTTTTCATTATATTATGAGCTAAATTTTCTCTTTGCTCATCTAACTGCGGCAAATCCTTGTTAAAAACGATAACTTCATCATATTTTATAACTAAATTTTCTTCTTTGCACTCTACTTTACTAGCACCTATGGTTGAAGCTATTCTTCCCCAATTTGGATCTTCTCCAAAAATCGCAGTTTTTACAAGAAGTGAATTTGAAAGAGCTTTTGCAGCAATTTCTGCTTCTTCATCATTTTTTGCCCCACTTACACCAAATGATACAACTTTTTTTGAGCCTTCTCCATCTTGAACAAGATATAATGCCATCTGTTTTGTTATCAAATTTATAACTTCTCTAAAAGCTGCTTTATCATAAAATTCAGTTTTTCTTGAAGTAAGCAACATTAAAGTATCGTTTGTGGATGTATCGCCATCTACACTAATAGCATTAAAGCTATGCTTAACGCTACCAAATAAAATTTCATCCATATCTTCTTTTGGAATATTTGCATCTGTTAGTATAAAACAAAGCATAGTTGCAAAAGCCGGATTTATCATACCTGCACCTTTGCAAATAGCAGCAATATTAAAATATCCACCATTTTCAAGCTCAACTCTAAAAGCAAGCTCTTTTTTAAAACTATCTGTTGTCATAATAGCACTAGCTACGCCATTGCTATCTTTTGAGTTAAAATCCATTTTATCAAATGCAGATATGATTTTTTCAGTATCTAGTCTATATCCTATAACACCAGTTGAACTCATTATAGGATTTATCAAATTTATCTTTTGTGATAAACTTTCAAAAATAAAATTTATATCATCAATTCCATTTTGTCCTGTCATGGCATTCGCGTTTTTTGAGTTTAAAAGTATAAAATTTGTTTTAAAATTTTTTGGATAGCTTAAAAAATGCCTAATAGGAGCTGCTTTAAATTTATTACTAGTAAAAACAGCACTTACATCATAAGCTTCGTCGCTTCTTATAAATCCTAAATCATTTGAATCTTTTTTAAAACCAGCATTTACTCCACCAAAGTAAAAACCATCTACATTTTCAAGTCCGTTTTTTAAAGAAATTATATCAAACATATTTTAACTCCTCTGGCATATATTTGCTTCTTATGACTCTTTTAGTCATCCTTATACCATCTGCTGTACCTATTACAAGAAGTTTAGAGTCAGTTCCTATTAAAATATCATCTTTTGGCATAGGCATAAATTTATTATTTGGATCTTTTATACCTACTATATTTGCACTTGTTAACTCTTTTAAATGCGTATCTTTTAGTCTTTTAAATCTAACCCAAGAATAATCAGGCACCACAATCTCTTCTATATCTATAGGTGAGCCTTTTTTATACAAAAACTCTTCAAGCATATTTTCCATATCGGGTCTAACACTTACAGCACTAAGCCTTTGTGCGACTAGTTTGGTTGGCGTTACAACAGAATTTGCCCCAAGTTTTTTAAGTTTTACGGTGTCGTCCTCGTTGTTTGCCGTACTCATTATAAAATACTCTTCTCTACCAAGCTCTTTTTCATACAACCTTGCTGTTGTAATAATTGCTATATTATCAGCTATATTTTCACTAAGAGCAATTAGCCCCTTTGCGCTTGAAAAATGTGTCTTTTTAAGAGCAATTTCTGTGTGTGGCGCAGCTTTTATATAGTAAGGATACTTATACTTTTCTGCCAAATCTCCCAAATCATCTCTTTCATCAACCACAACAAAAGGTATGTGGTTTTCTCTAAACTGCTTTGTAAGTTCTATAGTATAGTTATTGTGATAACAAATAACAAAATGTTTTTTTAATCTAGCTATATCATTTATCATCTTTCTTTCCTTAAAAACATTTATAAGTGATCCCTTTTTTAACACCTCTATAACAAGACCTATAGAAAATGAAAAAACAGCAAATCCGGTAAAAATAAGTGCTATTGTAAAGAGTCTTCCAGCTGGCGATATATAATCAACCTCTGTAAAACCAACCGTTGTAAAGGTCATACCAGCTTGATAAATCCCATCTATCAAAGAAAAATCGTTGATAACAACATATCCCAATGCCCCAAACATAAGCATTAGGATAACTGCTATCAACGGAAGACGAAAAAAGCGTAGTTGTTCGTATAGTTCTGTATTTAAATCTACTTCTGGCTTTGAAGAATCAGACCAATTGAGGAATTTTTTTATCTTTTCTAGCAAAGACATCTACTCCTCTTTTAAATTTATTTTATTATTTTGAATGTTTTTTCATAGTTCTAATAGTAGAAGCGGCAACTTTAATTCTTCTAGTTGTTCCATCTTCTAAAGTAACACGGATAGAGCGTAAATTTGGCATAAATCTTCTTTTGCTTTTATTGTTAGCATGGCTTACGCTATTTCCAACCATAGGACCTTTTCCTGTTATTGCACATCTTTTTGACATAGTTTTTCCTTAATCTCATAAAATAAACTTGTAATTATATCATAATAAACAAAATATTTACTTAAATTTATTTTTATAAATTTATTTAATTTAAAAGATTTTATAGGTAAAATACGAAACAAATTTATTAAAGAAAGTGAAAATATGACCCCTGTATTAAAAAATAGCGTCGCTATTTTTTCTCCCATCGGTTTTGTTGATGGCGCTATGTCAAAAACCATAATAGACTCTAACGATATGCTTTATCTAAAAGAAAAAATGCCAGTTTGTGTATTTATTTCATTTAAAAAAGTAATTTTTTTTAATAAAATCGGATTTAACAATATAATAAACACATTGCAAAATATAAAAGAAGAGCTAAAAATCAGCATAGGACTTTGTGACTATAATGAAAAAATGTTTAAATCTTTTTTTGATATGTCTGATCAAAGTATAAATTATTCTTTATTTGAAACACTTGAAGTAGGAATGCTTTTTTATGATAAATCAAACGAAAATAAAAAAAAGGTTTTAATATATACAGATAGCCAAAAGCAAAATGCCAAAATAGCCCTAAGTCTTGCTCAAAAAGGGCACGATGCTTATATAGCGAAAAATAGTGATGATTTTAAAAATATGCAAAAAGATTTTGACTATATTTTGAGTATGACGCATATTATGAATTATGAAAAAAATACACAAATATATATAAAAGATAATGTTGTTGTGTATAATCTTAATGGGTATTTAGATTCTAGTTTTGCTGAAAATTTTGATAAAAAATATTATGAGAATTTAATTAAAGTTGGGTTTAAATATTTTATTTTCGATGGAACAAATATATCATCTTTTAATGTATATGGAACAGCTTTTTTAGCAAGTCTTTCTGTCTTAAGTGCAGAATATGGCGTTGTAATAGCAATTTGCAATATAAAAAATATAACCCAAGCCCTAAAAAATGAGCTTGAAGATGGCGGAATTTTAGTTTATGACTCAATGGATGATTTTTACAATGATGAAAGAACGATAAGTGGCGGTGCAGGAATGCTTAGCAATAAAATAAACAACATTGGTAAAAATTTAATAGAAACACTACCAAATATAATAAGCATTATAAGTTCATCGATATCTTCTATTTTAAAAACACAAATTACAAAAAAACAAGCATCATTGACACCATTTAGCTCAAAAGGTTTTGAAGATTACATAGGTGCATATATAGCATTTTATGG is a window encoding:
- a CDS encoding chemotaxis protein CheX, producing MTPVLKNSVAIFSPIGFVDGAMSKTIIDSNDMLYLKEKMPVCVFISFKKVIFFNKIGFNNIINTLQNIKEELKISIGLCDYNEKMFKSFFDMSDQSINYSLFETLEVGMLFYDKSNENKKKVLIYTDSQKQNAKIALSLAQKGHDAYIAKNSDDFKNMQKDFDYILSMTHIMNYEKNTQIYIKDNVVVYNLNGYLDSSFAENFDKKYYENLIKVGFKYFIFDGTNISSFNVYGTAFLASLSVLSAEYGVVIAICNIKNITQALKNELEDGGILVYDSMDDFYNDERTISGGAGMLSNKINNIGKNLIETLPNIISIISSSISSILKTQITKKQASLTPFSSKGFEDYIGAYIAFYGDIDGKLLLCTSEDCAKEICKVLLDENQNERNDIAVALAEFMDIIGENILLMFNEKKQKVEITMSRSITNIKEFEANKSKGAFLELDINGKSCIIFLSK